The proteins below are encoded in one region of Triticum aestivum cultivar Chinese Spring chromosome 1B, IWGSC CS RefSeq v2.1, whole genome shotgun sequence:
- the LOC123079807 gene encoding vegetative cell wall protein gp1-like — protein sequence MEASLPFLAAAKPPSRSHPSSSESALLPPPFPHPPSLLSPLGATARASAAVPAAWSHSSPATSPPLYPHFPAALPTPSGPRRSPPEPVRRSSRPAPPARSGDRERSPEPPCSFLVPASGHAANDRRHLQVTPPDPSRPLFLSPVLPSSLSLPHPFSLSPRTAPPQELPSSPGLATTGNGSGRTRSARIWSGPLPPRLASPAPLAGEPTTAAAMSLFGTSRAQPPARVDRGPASPAARSSRPASNLSSQPACQASPPTGPRPMFR from the exons ATGGAAGCttcccttccatttttggcagcagcCAAACCTCCCAGCCgcagccacccctcctcctcgGAATCAGCGCTGCTGCCACCTCCATTTCCGCACCCCCCCAGCCTCCTCTCACCACTTGGCGCCACCGCACGAGCCAGCGCCGCCGTCCCCGCTGCCTGGAGCCACTCAAGCCCCGCCACGTCGCCTCCCCTGTATCCCCACTTCCCCGCGGCCCTGCCAACCCCATCTGGGCCCCGCCGAAGCCCGCCCGAGCCCGTTCGCCGCTCGAGCCGCCCCGCTCCTCCCGCTCGATCAGGGGATCGAGAGCGCTCGCCCGAGCCGCCATGCTCCTTCCTCGTCCCCGCCTCCGGCCACGCCGCCAACGATCGCCGACACCTCCAGGTCACGCCGCCGGACCCCTCGCGCCCTCTCTTCCTTTCCCCCGTCctgccttcttctctctctctccctcacccgttCTCTCTCTCTCCGCGGACAGCGCCGCCGCAGGAGCTCCCGTCGTCGCCCGGCCTCGCCACCACCGGGAACGGATCCGGTCGGACCCGATCCGCTCGGATCTGGTCGGGGCCCCTCCCGCCTCGCCTTGCATCGCCGGCTCCTCTCGCCGGAGagccaaccaccgccgccgccatgtctcTGTTCGGGACAAGCAGAGCACAGCCgcccgctcgcgttgaccgcggCCCAGCGTCGCCAGCAGCCCGATCCAGTCGGCCCGCGTCTAACCTCTCCAGCCAGCCGGCCTGCCAGGCCtctccaccgaccgggccaaggcccatg ttccggtaa
- the LOC123138504 gene encoding peroxidase 1, which translates to MASRAVMVAVLVAAVAATCARAQLHEKFYGESCPSVEDVVRKEMVRALSLAPSLAGPLLRMHFHDCFVRGCDGSVLLDSANKTAEKDAKPNQTLRGFNFVEKVKAAVEKACPDTVSCADILALMARDAVWLSKGPFWEVPLGRRDGSVSISNETNQLPPPTANFTVLTQLFAAKNLDSKDLVVLSAGHTIGTSHCFSFSDRLYNFTGRVNPTDIDHTLEPQYMAKLRNKCTSLNDNTTLVEMDPGSFRTFDLAYFKNVVKRRGLFHSDGALLTNAFTRAYVERHAGGGYKEEFFADFAASMIKMGNADVLTGSQGEIRKKCNVPNH; encoded by the exons ATGGCGTCGAGGGCTGTGATGGTGGCGGTGCTGGTCGCCGCGGTGGCGGCGACGTGCGCGCGGGCGCAGCTGCACGAGAAGTTCTACGGCGAGTCGTGCCCCAGCGTGGAGGACGTCGTGAGGAAGGAGATGGTGAGGGCGCTGTCACTGGCGCCCAGCCTCGCCGGGCCGCTCCTCCGGATgcacttccacgactgcttcgtcagG GGGTGCGACGGCTCGGTTCTGCTGGACTCGGCCAACAAGACGGCGGAGAAGGACGCGAAGCCGAACCAGACGCTCCGTGGCTTCAACTTCGTCGAGAAGGTGAAGGCCGCCGTGGAGAAGGCCTGCCCTGAcaccgtctcctgcgccgacataCTCGCCCTCATGGCCAGGGACGCAGTCTGGCTG AGCAAGGGCCCATTCTGGGAAGTTCCTTTGGGCCGGCGTGACGGCAGCGTGTCCATCTCCAACGAGACCAACCAGCTGCCACCCCCGACCGCCAACTTCACCGTGCTCACCCAGCTCTTCGCCGCCAAGAACCTCGACTCCAAGGACCTCGTCGTCCTCTCCGCCGGGCACACCATCGGGAcgtcgcactgcttctccttctCCGACCGTCTCTACAACTTCACCGGCAGGGTGAACCCCACCGACATTGACCATACACTGGAACCGCAGTACATGGCGAAGCTGAGGAACAAGTGCACCAGCCTCAACGACAACACCACGCTCGTGGAGATGGACCCTGGGAGCTTCAGGACCTTCGACCTCGCCTACTTCAAGAACGTCGTCAAGCGGAGGGGCCTCTTCCACTCCGACGGCGCGCTGCTCACCAACGCCTTCACCCGCGCCTACGTCGAGCGCCATGCCGGCGGCGGCTACAAGGAGGAGTTCTTCGCCGACTTCGCCGCCTCCATGATCAAGATGGGCAACGCCGACGTGCTCACTGGGAGCCAGGGCGAGATCAGGAAGAAGTGCAACGTACCCAATCATTAA